The following coding sequences lie in one Bacteroides helcogenes P 36-108 genomic window:
- a CDS encoding TIM-barrel domain-containing protein encodes MNKLFYDSRGWRVIPFALILLFLSPYWATQAVCGEKSSVVVTQQLPRLVSIVKINPTTVEVLFSNHQRMTLDFYGENIFRMFQDNNGGILRNPEAKPEAKILVDQPRKSLTLLDVKDEVGSVSILTGKIKVEWSKSSTLMKVTNLETGAVVLEEFEAVFFDKERVVLKLKENPQEYFYGGGVQNGRFSHKGKVISIENQNSWTDGGVASPNPFYWSTNGYGILWHTFKRGVYDFGCEEKGVVKLSHQTDYLDVFVMVDNGFISLLNDFYQLTGHPVLIPKFGFYQGHLNAYNRDFWKEDANGISFEDGKRYKESQKDNGGIKESLNGENNNYQFSARAVIDRYKNHDMPLGWLLPNDGYGAGYGQAEALDGNIQNLKNLTTYAHRNGVEIGLWTQSDLHPKAGISALLQRDIVKEVRDAGVRVLKTDVAWVGAGYSFGLNGITDVAQIMTYYGNNARPFIISLDGWAGTQRYAGIWSGDQTGGTWEYIRFHIPTYIGSGLSGNPNICSDMDGIFGGKNLAVNIRDFQWKTFTPMQLNMDGWGANEKYPHALGEPATSINRWYLKLKSEIMPYAYSIAKESINGLPMIRAMFLEYPNPYTLGKATQYQFLYGPYFLIAPVYQETKPDGQGNDIRNGIYLPEGEWVDYFSGEIYQGGRVINNYAAPLWKLPVFVKNGAIIPMISPNNNVQEADKGLRIYELYPYGQSSFTEYDDDGTTEAYRSGEAVTTLIESTVGVKGDVTVTIHPVKGNFSGFVKEKATEFRINVTGRPEKVSAILGRNKMKLTEVGSMDEFLQKENVYFYNATPDLNKFATKGSEFEKEVITKNPQLFVKLAVTDITANRTVLKIDGFIFAPTDNSKVMSGSLFAPKAQVTEENATAYTLKPTWNKVNNADYYEIEFNGMNYSTIKDTELLFEDLNVETTYDFKIRAVNKEGWSEWSAFSATTKKDPLEFAIRGITGETTATNQGRSLRRLFDFEEGELWHTEYNKKSVPFELIMDLKSINKIDKFHYLPRENAGNGTILRGTVFYSMDKENWTEAGAFEWKRNNEVKVFAFAQSPTARFIKINVVDAVGDYGSGQEIYVFKVPGTESYLPGDINNDKFVDENDLTSYVNYTGLRQGDADFEGYISNGDLNRNGLIDAYDISVVATQLEGGADGVRGETVDGDISISTAKRSYIKDETVEVLVKGSGLRFVNAISFALPYNPVDYEFIGVQSLGMKQMENLTYDRLHTNGIKSLYPTFVNIGEHEALEGNCDLFVIKLKARRNVKFDLKVIDGFLVDKNLSVRHF; translated from the coding sequence ATGAACAAATTGTTTTATGATTCAAGGGGGTGGAGGGTGATTCCGTTCGCTCTCATTTTGCTTTTCCTCTCCCCTTATTGGGCAACACAAGCTGTATGTGGAGAGAAGAGTTCGGTTGTGGTAACACAACAACTTCCTCGGCTTGTGAGCATTGTAAAAATCAATCCCACTACTGTTGAAGTTTTATTTTCAAATCATCAGCGTATGACTCTTGATTTTTATGGAGAAAATATTTTCCGTATGTTTCAAGACAATAATGGTGGCATACTCCGCAATCCAGAGGCAAAGCCCGAGGCAAAAATTCTGGTGGATCAGCCACGTAAATCATTGACTTTGTTGGATGTGAAGGATGAGGTTGGCTCGGTGAGCATCCTTACCGGAAAAATAAAAGTGGAATGGAGCAAGAGCAGCACTTTGATGAAAGTTACTAATCTGGAAACTGGTGCTGTTGTGCTGGAAGAGTTTGAAGCCGTCTTTTTCGATAAGGAAAGAGTTGTCTTGAAACTGAAAGAAAATCCGCAAGAGTACTTCTACGGTGGCGGTGTGCAGAACGGACGTTTTTCCCATAAAGGTAAAGTGATTTCCATTGAGAATCAGAATAGCTGGACTGACGGGGGTGTAGCATCACCTAACCCGTTTTATTGGTCAACAAATGGCTATGGCATTCTGTGGCATACCTTTAAAAGAGGCGTCTATGACTTCGGATGTGAAGAAAAAGGTGTCGTGAAATTGTCCCATCAGACAGATTATCTGGATGTTTTTGTCATGGTGGATAATGGTTTCATATCCTTGCTGAACGATTTTTATCAACTGACGGGACATCCGGTACTGATACCCAAATTCGGTTTCTACCAAGGACACCTCAACGCCTACAACCGTGACTTTTGGAAAGAAGATGCGAACGGCATTTCTTTTGAAGATGGGAAGCGTTATAAAGAAAGCCAGAAAGACAACGGTGGCATCAAAGAGTCGCTGAACGGAGAAAATAATAACTATCAATTTTCTGCACGCGCCGTGATAGACCGCTATAAAAATCACGATATGCCTTTGGGATGGTTACTGCCGAATGATGGCTATGGAGCTGGCTACGGGCAGGCGGAAGCTCTGGATGGCAATATTCAGAATCTGAAGAATCTGACCACCTATGCACACAGAAACGGTGTGGAAATAGGTTTGTGGACACAGTCTGATCTTCATCCGAAAGCTGGTATCAGTGCTTTACTTCAACGTGATATCGTGAAGGAAGTGCGCGACGCTGGAGTGCGCGTGTTGAAGACCGACGTTGCCTGGGTGGGAGCCGGATATTCTTTCGGACTGAACGGCATCACGGACGTGGCACAAATCATGACTTACTATGGTAACAATGCCCGTCCCTTCATCATCTCTCTTGACGGGTGGGCGGGTACACAGCGTTATGCGGGTATCTGGTCAGGTGATCAAACCGGTGGAACCTGGGAGTATATCCGTTTCCATATCCCTACTTATATCGGCTCCGGACTTTCGGGCAATCCTAATATTTGTTCTGATATGGATGGCATCTTCGGTGGAAAGAATCTGGCTGTGAATATCCGTGATTTTCAATGGAAAACTTTTACACCCATGCAGTTGAATATGGATGGTTGGGGAGCCAACGAAAAATATCCTCATGCTTTGGGCGAACCTGCCACTTCCATCAATCGATGGTATCTGAAACTGAAGTCAGAGATTATGCCGTATGCTTATAGTATTGCCAAAGAGTCCATAAACGGGCTGCCCATGATACGTGCTATGTTCCTTGAATATCCCAATCCTTATACGTTAGGTAAAGCCACACAATACCAATTCCTTTATGGACCTTATTTTTTGATAGCTCCTGTCTATCAGGAAACTAAGCCTGATGGGCAAGGTAATGATATCCGCAATGGTATTTACTTGCCTGAGGGTGAATGGGTGGATTATTTCTCCGGGGAAATTTATCAAGGTGGACGCGTTATCAACAATTATGCTGCACCGCTTTGGAAATTACCTGTATTTGTGAAGAACGGAGCCATCATTCCTATGATATCTCCCAATAACAATGTTCAAGAAGCAGATAAGGGGCTTCGTATATACGAACTTTATCCCTATGGGCAGAGTTCATTTACTGAATATGACGATGACGGCACGACCGAAGCGTATCGTTCAGGCGAGGCTGTGACTACTCTGATAGAATCAACTGTCGGTGTAAAAGGAGATGTTACTGTTACTATTCATCCTGTCAAAGGTAACTTTAGTGGTTTTGTAAAAGAGAAGGCTACTGAATTCAGAATAAATGTTACCGGGAGACCTGAAAAAGTTTCGGCAATCCTTGGAAGAAATAAGATGAAACTTACAGAAGTCGGAAGTATGGATGAGTTCCTTCAAAAAGAGAATGTGTATTTCTATAATGCTACACCTGACCTGAATAAGTTTGCTACTAAAGGAAGTGAATTTGAAAAAGAGGTTATTACAAAGAATCCTCAACTTTTTGTCAAATTGGCGGTCACCGATATTACGGCAAACCGAACTGTGCTGAAGATTGACGGTTTTATTTTTGCTCCGACGGATAATAGTAAAGTAATGTCAGGTTCACTTTTTGCTCCGAAAGCGCAAGTTACAGAGGAAAATGCGACTGCCTATACTCTGAAGCCAACTTGGAACAAGGTGAATAATGCTGACTATTATGAGATAGAATTCAATGGGATGAACTATAGCACCATCAAAGATACAGAACTGTTGTTTGAGGACTTGAATGTAGAAACTACTTATGACTTCAAGATACGTGCGGTGAACAAAGAGGGCTGGTCTGAATGGTCGGCTTTCAGTGCAACTACCAAGAAGGATCCGTTGGAGTTTGCTATCCGTGGAATTACCGGTGAAACAACGGCAACGAATCAGGGGCGTTCACTTCGTCGTTTGTTCGACTTTGAAGAAGGTGAACTTTGGCATACGGAATATAATAAAAAGTCTGTTCCCTTTGAGTTGATAATGGATTTGAAGTCCATCAACAAGATTGATAAATTTCATTATCTTCCTCGTGAGAATGCCGGAAACGGAACCATTTTAAGGGGAACTGTATTTTATAGCATGGATAAGGAGAACTGGACTGAAGCGGGAGCTTTTGAATGGAAGCGTAACAATGAAGTAAAGGTCTTTGCTTTTGCACAATCTCCGACGGCACGGTTTATTAAAATAAACGTTGTGGACGCAGTAGGTGATTATGGTTCTGGACAGGAAATTTATGTGTTTAAAGTGCCCGGAACGGAAAGCTATCTGCCGGGAGATATCAACAATGATAAGTTTGTGGATGAAAATGACCTGACCTCTTATGTCAACTATACTGGTCTTAGACAGGGTGATGCTGACTTTGAAGGATACATCAGCAACGGTGACTTGAATCGTAATGGCCTGATAGATGCTTATGATATATCTGTTGTAGCTACACAACTTGAAGGGGGAGCTGACGGTGTAAGGGGTGAGACCGTAGATGGAGATATCAGTATCAGTACGGCGAAACGTTCATATATCAAGGATGAAACGGTTGAGGTGCTGGTGAAAGGCTCAGGTCTGCGTTTTGTCAATGCCATCAGTTTTGCTTTGCCTTACAATCCGGTTGATTATGAGTTTATCGGTGTACAATCATTGGGCATGAAACAGATGGAGAACCTTACCTATGACAGACTTCATACTAATGGAATCAAATCTTTGTATCCTACATTTGTGAATATTGGAGAACATGAGGCATTGGAAGGTAACTGTGATTTGTTTGTCATCAAACTGAAGGCTCGGAGAAATGTGAAATTCGACTTGAAAGTGATAGATGGATTTTTGGTAGATAAGAATCTGAGTGTCCGTCACTTTTAA
- a CDS encoding RagB/SusD family nutrient uptake outer membrane protein: protein MKKIILIILAVVSFTACDIDRLPYGSMAAEDVASDPNSSLESLLNGCYAQLKHWADPMHRCGEYAGDNMMIRGSSTDAFYEFISFSRTPQNYRLQNFWDYSYKAIAQSSNIINMIDEGQSDEVDNKLGECYYIRGMLYFYLCRAYGRPYAQNPETNLGVPIVNGTPSDISNLNLPDRATVKQTYAQAITDLRKAADMMTINNSAIFASKEAAQAMLSRVYLYMSGTYENPNTNYADSAIYFATQVINSGKYSLLSRSDFMKYNTFVPEDNKETIFAIKRVASEYSGYDHYYGVGGMYANIGGMGWGEMYASAKYIDLLNETGRNDWREDHYKMVDARAAFIEPTYDDAKTEVFRFIKPTLPLEVNVSMDKLTGYNYVQANFVEENGKYYAVEKNVTQYKVKADDANKLEALKDAAGNTVTKDNKYELEVVDLEQGRFKILNYNVGTNVTNVLTDLTGIEDYFISLNRVYPQFYITKCSREGEDSHLHSPIISRLSEIYLNRAEAYAKQGKYAEALADLNLIRNRAIVGGGYASLDASNAKTRIDKERQLELAYQAERSYDVFRNGDPLVRRYPGPQSQLEDIPATDYRVVYYIPQDAINSYPGTLTQNPTHN, encoded by the coding sequence ATGAAAAAAATAATTCTTATCATATTGGCGGTCGTATCGTTCACGGCTTGTGACATTGACCGCCTGCCTTACGGCTCTATGGCGGCAGAGGATGTTGCCTCAGATCCTAACTCTTCGCTTGAATCTTTGTTGAACGGCTGTTATGCACAGCTCAAACATTGGGCTGACCCCATGCACCGTTGTGGTGAATATGCCGGTGATAACATGATGATTCGTGGCTCATCTACCGATGCTTTCTATGAATTCATCTCATTCAGCCGCACGCCGCAGAATTACCGTTTGCAGAATTTCTGGGACTACAGCTATAAAGCCATTGCCCAGAGTTCCAATATCATCAATATGATAGACGAAGGACAAAGTGATGAGGTGGACAACAAATTGGGTGAATGCTACTATATCCGTGGCATGCTCTATTTCTACCTTTGCCGTGCTTACGGCCGTCCTTATGCGCAGAATCCTGAAACCAATCTTGGTGTGCCCATCGTAAACGGCACTCCTTCTGATATCAGTAATCTCAATCTGCCCGACCGTGCTACTGTAAAGCAAACTTATGCCCAAGCCATCACTGACTTGCGCAAGGCGGCAGATATGATGACTATAAACAATAGTGCAATCTTTGCATCGAAGGAAGCTGCGCAAGCCATGCTTTCACGTGTTTATTTGTATATGAGCGGCACATACGAGAATCCTAATACGAACTATGCGGATTCTGCAATTTACTTTGCTACGCAAGTCATCAATTCTGGTAAATACTCTTTGCTGTCCCGTTCGGACTTCATGAAGTACAACACATTTGTGCCGGAAGACAATAAAGAGACGATTTTTGCCATCAAACGTGTAGCGTCCGAATACTCCGGTTATGACCACTATTATGGTGTAGGCGGTATGTATGCCAACATTGGCGGCATGGGCTGGGGCGAAATGTACGCCAGTGCCAAATACATCGACTTGCTGAATGAGACAGGACGCAACGATTGGCGTGAAGATCATTATAAGATGGTGGATGCCCGTGCTGCTTTCATTGAGCCTACTTACGATGATGCCAAAACGGAAGTGTTCCGCTTCATCAAACCGACGCTGCCGTTGGAGGTGAATGTCTCTATGGATAAACTGACCGGATACAATTATGTACAAGCCAACTTCGTGGAAGAAAATGGCAAGTATTATGCGGTAGAAAAGAATGTGACGCAGTATAAGGTAAAGGCAGATGACGCTAACAAGTTGGAAGCCTTGAAGGATGCTGCGGGGAATACCGTTACCAAGGACAATAAGTATGAACTGGAAGTGGTAGATTTGGAACAGGGTCGTTTCAAGATACTTAATTACAATGTCGGTACAAACGTTACCAATGTACTTACTGACTTGACGGGTATTGAAGATTACTTCATTTCTTTGAACCGTGTTTATCCGCAGTTCTATATCACGAAGTGTTCTCGTGAAGGTGAGGATTCTCATTTGCATTCTCCCATCATCTCCCGTTTGAGCGAAATCTATCTGAACCGTGCTGAGGCTTATGCCAAGCAAGGTAAGTATGCGGAAGCGCTTGCTGACCTGAATCTGATTCGTAACCGTGCCATTGTAGGTGGTGGATATGCCTCTTTGGATGCAAGCAATGCCAAGACACGTATTGACAAGGAACGGCAGTTGGAGTTGGCCTATCAGGCAGAACGCAGTTACGATGTATTCCGCAATGGTGACCCATTGGTGCGCCGCTATCCCGGACCGCAAAGTCAGCTTGAAGACATTCCCGCTACAGATTATCGTGTTGTTTATTACATTCCGCAAGATGCAATAAATTCATATCCGGGAACATTGACGCAGAACCCGACGCACAACTAA
- a CDS encoding TonB-dependent receptor — protein MKKKMTIGWINGCFMPIYLLLGVFLAMEGSLFPLHAADYRGSENEQRVAITQTVKQVLGYIERNSNYVVLYSNNVLSELEKKVSVNTNGKAVKEILNELSSATNLEYKINARQITVAKKAPIAVPQPQQNAIIKVTGQVVDENGETIPGANVVVKGNAGIGAVTDLDGKFTLDVPQGSALVVSFIGYVSQEHVVKAGEKLIVKLLPDAQALDEVVVVGYGVQKKESLTGAMQTVSSGKLKDITTPSVENMLNGKVAGVYVAPGSGQPGASGAVVIRGQVTLNGTTSPLWVIDGVIVGSDAGQLNPNDIETMTILKDASSTAIYGSEGANGVIVVTTKSGKTDKMSVNISAKMGISSLNNGKLEMMNGAELYDLYSNFSNSGDISFPRWSSDLRNSNFSWWDLATKTGFTQDYNVSLQGGNEKLNSFVSVGVYDEKGAVKGYDYTRYNFRAKTAYKPYKWLTVKPSLSGARRDINDTQYSVGAMYSMFPWDSPYDENGGLVPHRNSGWVNNTATNYLLDLSYGDKSSSRYLEFMGNFDFDIKLTDWLTFSSINSYKYISYASESYTAPRSSGGESVQGRVTDYRWEVARRFTDQILRFSKNFNKHSVQALAAHEFKDYWSKTLDAYGTGLISGFEVLNATALAEKAKGGISEWAVDSYFLKGNYSYDNKYLVEASLRHDGASNFGDNNKWGNFFSISAGWNVNREEWFKWDFVNNLKLRVSYGTVGNRPDALYPQYDLYSVSSSYSYDGVPGALISQIGNKDLTWEETRTIGVGLDLSMWEERFRFTFDWYTKNTDNILYAVPVSGLTGVTSIYRNVGKMENKGFEFSIGGDIIRTKDWLWSIDGNLGHNKNQLKDLYQTRAADGTTSTARLVIGDGSGIAGSAQRVLEVGTPIDTYWMPEWAGVNPENGAPQWYDADGNKTSAYADAAYRKCGTANPKIFGGFSTALRWKDIDFNAVFGYSLGGHIYNYSRQEYDSDGTYTDRNQMKLKDGWTRWEKAGDIATHPVASYNNKSNSNKMSSRYIESNDFLKLRSVSIGYNLKLPQYYIQNMRIFFTGENLLTFTGYSGVDPELPASDGAVMGTTGPSVYPSVRKYMFGINLTF, from the coding sequence ATGAAAAAAAAGATGACTATTGGATGGATAAATGGCTGTTTTATGCCTATTTATCTATTATTAGGTGTTTTTTTAGCAATGGAGGGAAGTTTGTTCCCCCTTCATGCCGCAGACTACCGCGGTTCAGAGAATGAACAAAGAGTGGCAATAACACAGACAGTGAAGCAGGTGCTTGGCTACATCGAACGTAACAGTAATTATGTCGTTCTGTACTCCAACAATGTTTTGTCGGAATTAGAAAAAAAAGTTTCCGTTAACACGAACGGGAAAGCGGTAAAGGAGATTCTGAATGAACTCTCTTCTGCAACGAATCTGGAGTATAAAATCAATGCCCGTCAGATTACAGTGGCAAAAAAAGCTCCGATTGCTGTTCCTCAGCCTCAACAAAATGCTATCATCAAAGTAACAGGCCAGGTTGTTGACGAAAATGGGGAAACAATTCCCGGCGCTAATGTTGTTGTAAAAGGCAATGCCGGAATTGGGGCAGTGACCGATTTGGACGGTAAATTCACGCTGGACGTTCCTCAAGGTTCTGCATTGGTAGTATCTTTTATCGGATATGTATCACAAGAACATGTCGTGAAAGCAGGAGAAAAATTGATAGTGAAGCTACTTCCTGACGCTCAAGCACTGGATGAAGTTGTTGTTGTGGGCTATGGCGTGCAGAAGAAGGAAAGCTTGACGGGTGCGATGCAGACTGTAAGTAGCGGAAAACTGAAAGACATCACTACTCCTTCTGTAGAAAATATGCTGAATGGTAAGGTAGCAGGTGTATATGTTGCTCCGGGTTCAGGTCAGCCGGGTGCTTCGGGCGCAGTAGTCATCCGCGGACAAGTAACTCTGAATGGTACAACTTCTCCGTTGTGGGTTATCGACGGTGTGATTGTAGGTTCGGATGCCGGACAGTTGAATCCGAATGACATCGAGACTATGACCATCCTGAAAGATGCTTCTTCTACCGCTATCTACGGTTCGGAAGGTGCCAATGGTGTAATTGTTGTCACTACCAAGAGTGGCAAGACCGACAAGATGAGCGTCAATATTTCCGCCAAAATGGGTATCAGTAGCCTGAACAACGGTAAGCTGGAGATGATGAACGGTGCGGAGCTTTATGACTTGTACAGTAACTTCTCCAATTCAGGTGACATCAGCTTCCCGCGTTGGAGTTCTGATTTGCGTAACAGTAATTTCAGTTGGTGGGATTTAGCTACCAAGACAGGCTTTACACAAGACTATAATGTATCTTTGCAGGGCGGAAACGAGAAACTGAATTCTTTTGTTTCTGTCGGTGTATATGATGAAAAGGGTGCAGTCAAGGGATATGACTATACGCGCTATAATTTCCGTGCGAAGACCGCTTATAAACCGTACAAGTGGTTGACGGTAAAGCCTTCATTGTCCGGCGCACGTCGTGACATCAACGATACGCAATACAGTGTAGGAGCCATGTATTCCATGTTCCCTTGGGACAGTCCTTACGATGAAAATGGTGGTTTAGTGCCACATCGTAATTCCGGTTGGGTAAACAATACGGCAACCAATTACTTGCTTGACCTTAGCTATGGCGATAAGTCCAGCTCCCGTTACTTGGAATTCATGGGTAATTTTGATTTTGACATCAAATTGACTGATTGGCTGACCTTCTCTTCTATAAATAGCTATAAGTACATTTCTTATGCAAGCGAGTCCTATACAGCCCCCCGTTCCAGTGGTGGTGAAAGTGTACAAGGACGCGTCACTGACTATAGATGGGAAGTAGCGCGTCGCTTTACCGATCAAATTTTGCGATTCAGCAAGAACTTTAACAAACACTCGGTGCAAGCATTGGCTGCACATGAGTTCAAGGACTATTGGAGCAAGACACTTGATGCTTATGGGACAGGTCTGATTTCAGGCTTTGAGGTATTGAATGCAACAGCATTGGCTGAAAAAGCCAAAGGTGGAATTTCCGAATGGGCAGTGGATTCTTACTTCTTAAAGGGGAATTACAGCTACGACAACAAGTATTTAGTAGAAGCTTCTTTGCGTCATGACGGTGCTTCTAACTTCGGAGACAATAATAAATGGGGTAATTTCTTTTCTATCAGTGCTGGTTGGAATGTCAATCGTGAAGAATGGTTCAAATGGGATTTTGTTAATAACTTGAAACTTCGTGTCTCTTATGGTACTGTTGGTAATCGCCCGGATGCTCTTTATCCGCAATATGACCTCTATTCTGTTTCTTCCAGCTATAGCTACGACGGTGTTCCTGGTGCCTTGATTAGCCAGATTGGAAACAAAGATCTGACTTGGGAAGAAACAAGGACTATCGGTGTAGGCTTGGACTTGTCCATGTGGGAAGAACGTTTCCGCTTCACTTTTGATTGGTACACAAAGAATACGGACAACATTCTGTATGCAGTGCCCGTTTCAGGTCTGACTGGTGTTACAAGCATTTACAGAAATGTAGGTAAGATGGAAAACAAAGGTTTTGAGTTCTCTATTGGCGGTGATATCATCCGTACCAAAGACTGGTTATGGAGTATTGATGGTAATTTGGGACACAATAAGAATCAACTGAAAGATCTTTATCAGACTCGTGCCGCTGATGGTACAACCAGTACTGCAAGATTGGTTATTGGTGATGGTTCCGGCATTGCAGGCAGTGCACAGCGGGTTTTGGAAGTAGGGACTCCTATCGATACGTATTGGATGCCGGAATGGGCTGGCGTAAATCCGGAAAATGGTGCACCGCAATGGTATGATGCCGATGGTAATAAGACCAGTGCATACGCGGATGCCGCTTACCGTAAGTGCGGTACTGCCAATCCTAAGATTTTTGGTGGATTTTCTACAGCCTTGAGATGGAAAGACATCGATTTCAATGCCGTATTTGGTTATTCATTGGGTGGACATATCTATAACTATTCTCGTCAGGAATATGATTCGGATGGTACGTATACTGACCGTAACCAGATGAAGTTGAAAGATGGTTGGACGCGTTGGGAGAAAGCGGGAGATATAGCAACTCATCCGGTAGCTTCTTACAATAACAAGAGTAATTCTAACAAGATGTCATCCCGCTACATTGAAAGCAATGACTTCTTGAAATTGCGTTCTGTCAGCATAGGTTATAACCTGAAGTTGCCCCAATATTACATTCAGAATATGCGTATCTTCTTTACGGGTGAGAACTTGCTGACATTCACGGGCTATTCAGGTGTTGACCCGGAACTTCCGGCAAGTGATGGCGCTGTAATGGGAACTACAGGACCTTCTGTTTATCCGTCTGTACGGAAATATATGTTTGGTATTAATCTCACATTCTAA
- a CDS encoding FecR family protein, whose amino-acid sequence MKDKKKEESDKYEWLASILDDRSAFSGGETSRPEEELQKLIFLWNDCEPSRMDTDEVWNKTLQKIKEEESRQKFGVKTRLSFNLYAGLVAASIALLLGLFYFFNHGGREIEDEKMKMEQFLLANKTAENVKEVTLVVSDKKKVEIANNAKVAYTQNGQVQVNSAKLDEAVVAEEAEKEEGAGEYNQIIVPKGRRSMIVLADNSRIWINSDSKVIYPRTFKGKKRQIFVEGEVYLKVARDEKKPFVVGTSAFEVEVLGTSFNVAARKGSTHADVVLVEGVVDVKDHQEKHIKMQPNERVELNQAGISKKEKVNALDYIHWVDGVWVLNGKPLKEVLQYLTEYYGQLIVCHPSITDIPFFGKLYLNEELDAVLESIRQTLPLAFASRKDAVYIDSI is encoded by the coding sequence ATGAAAGATAAAAAGAAAGAAGAGAGCGATAAGTACGAATGGTTGGCATCCATTTTGGATGACCGTTCTGCTTTTTCCGGTGGAGAAACCTCCCGGCCGGAAGAAGAATTGCAAAAGTTGATTTTCTTATGGAATGATTGTGAACCTTCCCGGATGGATACGGACGAAGTGTGGAACAAGACACTTCAGAAAATAAAAGAGGAAGAAAGCAGACAAAAGTTCGGCGTCAAAACACGCCTTTCCTTCAATCTGTATGCTGGATTGGTTGCGGCATCCATAGCTCTCTTGCTGGGTCTTTTCTATTTCTTCAATCATGGAGGAAGGGAAATTGAAGATGAAAAGATGAAAATGGAACAATTCTTACTTGCCAACAAAACCGCTGAGAATGTGAAAGAAGTTACTTTGGTCGTTTCAGATAAAAAGAAGGTAGAGATAGCTAACAATGCCAAGGTAGCTTATACGCAGAACGGGCAGGTACAAGTAAACTCAGCCAAACTGGACGAGGCGGTTGTTGCCGAAGAAGCAGAAAAGGAAGAAGGGGCTGGAGAGTACAACCAAATAATAGTTCCGAAAGGACGTCGCTCTATGATTGTGCTTGCTGACAATAGCCGGATATGGATAAACTCTGACAGTAAGGTAATTTATCCGCGTACCTTCAAGGGTAAGAAAAGGCAAATTTTTGTAGAAGGTGAAGTCTATCTGAAGGTGGCGCGCGATGAGAAGAAACCTTTTGTGGTTGGTACTTCTGCCTTTGAAGTAGAAGTGCTGGGTACATCTTTCAATGTAGCTGCTCGTAAAGGCAGTACGCATGCAGATGTGGTTTTGGTCGAGGGAGTTGTTGATGTAAAGGATCATCAGGAAAAACATATAAAGATGCAGCCCAATGAACGGGTGGAGTTGAATCAGGCAGGCATTTCGAAGAAAGAGAAAGTAAATGCGCTTGATTATATTCATTGGGTGGATGGCGTATGGGTGCTGAACGGGAAACCTTTGAAAGAGGTACTTCAGTATCTTACGGAATATTACGGGCAGTTGATAGTTTGCCATCCTTCCATAACGGATATTCCTTTCTTTGGAAAACTTTATTTGAACGAAGAATTGGATGCGGTGCTGGAATCGATTAGACAGACCTTGCCGTTGGCATTCGCTTCTCGAAAAGATGCGGTTTATATAGACAGCATTTAA
- a CDS encoding RNA polymerase sigma factor, with product MHRQNNITDMDERSFRRFVELYSSDLLYYARYLVHSKEAAEEIVSDVFFEVWQIRGKLTKIKKEKAWLLTITHNKAISYLRKNILPASSVSWDELGDHTIPTDLQTPDEYLISQEEMIRINDAINGLPPRCKQVFVLAKIEKLPYKEIADILNISVKTINIHIAKALELISSALKK from the coding sequence ATGCATCGGCAAAATAATATAACTGATATGGATGAGCGTTCTTTCAGGCGTTTTGTCGAATTATATTCCAGCGATCTGTTGTATTACGCACGTTATCTGGTCCATTCCAAAGAGGCGGCGGAGGAAATAGTGAGCGATGTATTCTTTGAGGTTTGGCAAATCAGAGGGAAACTGACCAAGATAAAAAAAGAAAAAGCCTGGTTGCTTACTATCACCCATAATAAAGCGATCTCCTATTTGCGTAAGAATATTCTTCCTGCTTCCTCCGTTTCGTGGGATGAATTGGGAGATCACACTATTCCCACTGATTTGCAGACACCTGATGAATATTTGATTAGTCAAGAAGAAATGATTCGGATTAATGATGCCATTAATGGTCTGCCTCCCCGATGCAAACAAGTTTTTGTATTGGCAAAGATAGAAAAACTCCCCTATAAAGAAATAGCCGATATTTTGAATATTTCGGTAAAGACCATCAATATTCACATAGCCAAAGCCTTAGAGCTTATTTCTTCGGCTTTGAAAAAATAA